A genomic segment from Chanos chanos chromosome 2, fChaCha1.1, whole genome shotgun sequence encodes:
- the jph3a gene encoding junctophilin-3 isoform X1 encodes MSTGGRFDFDDGGSYCGGWEQGKAHGRGVCTGPQGQGEYAGAWSHGFEVLGVYTWPSGNSYKGTWAQGKRHGIGVESKGRWEYKGEWTQGFKGRYGKLESTSSGARYEGTWSNGLQDGYGSETYSDGGTYQGQWLGGMRHGYGVRQSVPYGMAAVIFSPLCTSINSLRSEHSEGAPVIEDNTGVGGVAGSPVGRGGFVLTAHSDADRQRKRKGRFRQSILSGLKLRRSESKSSLASQLSKQSSFCSEAGMSTVSSAASDINSNVSLGEVEAGGSVDATVTETYAGEWRSDMRTGWGVSHRSDGLRYEGEWLGNKRHGYGCTTFPDGTKEEGKYKQNTLVSGKRKNLIPLRTSKIREKVDRAVEAAEKAAEFAKQKAEIALSRMSHARGKAEAAEGVAQRALEECRLARIIAKELSPSFHHYGNGLECQRPKRQAKKEKDVEVVSTGTDSPELCTPDTTPPALTPDLSPALSSPSSPPCSPPSHRTRNACFKRQSAVDEHGPGEIQVLVEGRGVEHLRSGANNWTTDMYPARRGSKGDSSRSTTPSLLEEETGHINGHEQTSSTHKSWENGTSNHKPIEHVSSEKIWEHVSSSQKPWKHASSNQKSREYMISNHREWEQKSSNHSACEHDTSSLKPQVHIYSNHKAMGHNLSNHKAHEHASSNHKPKDHISTHIKPPDRVSSHHYPREHVSSYHKPQEHVHSNHKPSQIIPNHSAGEPSFSDYQLTDRGASNSTLGWTIENTPQWSPSHSKLQEKEDKLNDYRVEMRFQPLDSHQHFGSGMECSSLQGHNSQRLRQRNLESKEWGLADREGSMDSVQMLDSLNVGVDLEEWPLHRDVTLSPPLPSSPVTLEHDAEHLKRIKTNSGSSSVLVVMVILLNIGVAILFIHFFI; translated from the exons ATGTCCACTGGCGGCAGGTTTGACTTTGATGATGGGGGGTCGTATTGTGGAGGATGGGAACAGGGCAAGGCACATGGTCGAGGTGTTTGCACAGGTCCCCAAGGCCAAGGGGAATATGCGGGAGCTTGGAGCCATGGGTTTGAGGTTCTGGGAGTGTACACCTGGCCAAGTGGTAACAGTTACAAAGGTACCTGGGCACAGGGAAAGAGGCATGGCATTGGTGTGGAGAGCAAAGGGAGATGGGAATACAAAGGCGAGTGGACGCAGGGATTCAAAGGCCGTTATGGAAAACTGGAGAGCACAAGCAGTGGTGCTCGATACGAGGGAACCTGGAGCAATGGTTTACAAGATGGATATGGCTCAGAGACGTACTCTGATGGAG GCACATACCAAGGCCAGTGGTTGGGAGGAATGCGTCATGGCTATGGAGTTCGACAGAGTGTGCCTTACGGCATGGCAGCAGTTATTTTCTCGCCTCTGTGCACCTCCATAAACTCGCTGCGCTCAGAGCACAGTGAAGGGGCCCCCGTCATTGAAGATAACACAGGTGTGGGTGGGGTGGCAGGAAGTCCGGTGGGCCGAGGTGGTTTTGTACTCACAGCCCACAGTgatgcagacaggcagaggaagagaaagggacGTTTCCGTCAGTCCATCCTTAGTGGTCTAAAGTTGCGTAGGTCTGAATCCAAGAGCTCTCTGGCAAGTCAGCTTAGCAAGCAAAGCTCCTTCTGCAGTGAGGCTGGCATGAGCACAGTCAGTTCAGCTGCTTCAGACATCAACTCCAACGTCAGCCTGGGTGAGGTGGAGGCGGGTGGCAGCGTGGATGCCACGGTTACTGAGACGTATGCGGGCGAATGGAGGAGTGACATGCGAACAGGTTGGGGTGTCAGCCACCGCTCAGATGGGCTTCGTTATGAGGGTGAGTGGTTAGGGAATAAACGGCATGGATATGGCTGCACGACCTTCCCTGATGGAACCAAGGAGGAAGGGAAGTACAAGCAGAATACGCTGGTCAGTGGCAAGCGGAAAAACCTAATACCACTGCGTACCAGCAAAATCCGTGAGAAGGTGGACCGTGCAGTAGAGGCTGCAGAAAAGGCTGCAGAATTTGCAAAACAGAAGGCTGAGATTGCTTTGTCGAG GATGAGCCATGCCAGAGGGAAGGCAGAGGCTGCTGAAGGAGTTGCACAAAGAGCCCTTGAAGAATGTCGTTTGGCCAGGATTATTGCCAAAGAACTCTCCCCCTCCTTTCATCACTATGGAAATG GTCTGGAATGTCAGAGGCCTAAACGTCAGgctaagaaagagaaagatgttgaGGTGGTGTCTACTGGGACAGACAGCCCTGAACTTTGCACACCAGATACAACACCCCCTGCCCTGACACCTGATCTGAGTCCGGCATTGAGCAGTCCCTCCTCACCCCCATGCAGTCCACCCTCTCATCGCACCAGAAATGCCTGCTTCAAGCGCCAGAGTGCAGTGGATGAGCATGGGCCGGGTGAGATTCAGGTTCTGGTAGAGGGGAGAGGTGTGGAGCACCTGAGGAGTGGGGCCAATAACTGGACTACAGACATGTATCCTGCAAGAAGAGGAAGTAAGGGGGATAGCAGCCGTTCAACAACCCCTTCCTTGCTGGAGGAAGAGACTGGTCATATCAATGGTCATGAGCAAACCTCCTCTACTCACAAGTCATGGGAGAATGGCACTTCCAATCACAAGCCTATTGAGCATGTTTCTTCCGAAAAAATCTGGGAGCATGTGTCTTCCAGCCAGAAGCCCTGGAAACATGCATCCTCCAATCAAAAATCCAGGGAGTATATGATCTCCAACCACAGAGAATGGGAGCAAAAGTCATCCAATCACAGTGCTTGTGAGCATGACACCTCCAGTCTCAAACCACAGGTGCATATATATTCCAATCACAAGGCTATGGGCCATAATTTGTCTAATCACAAGGCCCATGAGCATGCCTCTTCCAACCACAAGCCAAAGGACCATATCTCCACACATATTAAACCACCAGATCGCGTGTCCTCCCATCACTATCCTCGAGAGCATGTATCCTCTTATCACAAACCACAGGAGCATGTCCATTCCAATCACAAACCAAGTCAAATCATTCCCAATCATTCAGCTGGTGAGCCTAGCTTTTCAGATTATCAACTGACAGATCGTGGAGCCAGCAATTCCACTCTGGGCTGGACCATTGAGAATACTCCCCAGTGGAGTCCCTCCCACTCAAAACtgcaagagaaagaggacaagcTGAATGACTACCGGGTTGAAATGAGGTTTCAGCCCCTTGACTCCCATCAGCACTTTGGCTCAGGCATGGAGTGCTCAAGTCTCCAAGGGCACAACTCACAGAGACTGCGTCAAAGGAACCTGGAAAGCAAGGAGTGGGGCCTCGCAGACAGAGAGGGATCCATGGACTCTGTACAGATGTTGGACAGCCTGAATGTGGGGGTAGATTTGGAGGAATGGCCTTTGCACAGGGATGTCACTCTTTCCCCCCCTTTACCATCATCCCCAGTAACACTAGAGCATGATGCAGAGCATCTGAAGCGGATCAAAACAAACTCA GGCTCCAGCTCTGTTCTAGTGGTCATGGTGATTTTACTCAACATTGGTGTAGccattttgttcattcatttctttatttaa
- the kiaa0895l gene encoding uncharacterized protein KIAA0895-like: MVLDTGEHCMEQANAEGLAGNGTVDTVVPEPQPDKRKPFSARGSTTSIIQRDRLSHNGPQAEFCSRAASTQMDRTVHGAKRGAQGGSRNSEGFGRKGETRRPSSLEFKLRGTLAESRVLQPPWRSGVPSPPVRSLTSPSLGPAGWMRRSESTCTVNSAVIPRASRGRMRPATSLPHIARGLGTTSLPSPITPRVPCLLVALRPINLEQERQAFFQSDYQYEPQFQYASPEPVSVLEKYREGSDLFLSQAVGIMDCVLRKFGTYENFEEVTGGSLLPKSRVWAAVRKYLQKEGCVGEVVVCLSEELLSQAVMMVESCRPTLTINVSGARQHWLEGMLRHEIGTHYLRGVNNNLQPWATAAGRKQYGLKPANPTEEGLASLHSVLLRKQPYLWRAALLYYTVYHAANMSFSQLFSHIARFVQDPDVRWEYCLRAKRGQTDTSKPGCFSKDQVYLDGILRILRHRRTIDFKMLTSLGKVSYEDVERLRHLAILQRTRIPHFMQDQDRYLQHLDHIVSVNELDDTQLQELIPAVLQ, encoded by the exons ATGGTGCTGGATACTGGGGAGCACTGTATGGAGCAGGCAAATGCAGAGGGTTTGGCGGGGAATGGCACTGTAGATACAGTAGTGCCAGAGCCCCAGCCGGACAAACGAAAACCTTTCAGTGCACGAGGCAGCACCACCAGTATcatccagagagacagactgtctcACAATGGGCCACAGGCTGAGTTTTGTTCCAGAGCTGCCAGCACACAGATGGACCGCACAGTCCATGGTGCTAAGAGGGGGGCCCAGGGAGGGTCAAGGAACTCAGAAGGATTCGGTAGGAAGGGAGAGACCCGAAGACCCTCCAGCTTAGAATTCAAACTTAGGGGGACTTTGGCAGAAAGCAGGGTTTTACAGCCACCATGGCGTAGCGGTGTCCCTTCTCCACCCGTTCGAAGCCTGACGAGCCCTAGCCTTGGACCAGCAGGCTGGATGCGTCGGAGCGAAAGCACTTGCACCGTGAATTCAGCAGTAATTCCTCGAGCCAGCCGGGGTCGGATGCGTCCAGCGACATCCTTGCCGCACATCGCCCGAGGTTTAGGAACCACTTCACTTCCCTCGCCCATCACTCCACGTGTACCCTGCCTGCTGGTAGCTCTGCGACCCATTAACTTGGAGCAGGAGCGCCAAGCGTTTTTCCAATCAGACTATCAGTATGAGCCCCAGTTCCAGTACGCCTCTCCTGAGCCCGTTTCAGTCTTGGAGAAGTACAGAGAGGGTTCCGACCTCTTTCTGTCGCAG GCAGTGGGAATCATGGATTGTGTCCTGAGGAAGTTTGGCACCTATGAGAACTTTGAAGAAGTCACAGGAGGCAGTTTATTACCAAAGAGTCGTGTATGGGCGGCAGTACGCAAGTACTTGCAGAAAGAGGGCTGTGTTGGAGAG GTGGTGGTTTGTCTTTCTGAGGAGTTGCTATCCCAAGCAGTGATGATGGTAGAGAGCTGTCGTCCAACTTTAACCATCAACGTTTCTGGAGCGCGGCAACATTGGCTTGAGGGAATGTTGAGACATGAGATTG GGACACACTACTTGCGAGGTGTAAATAATAATCTGCAGCCATGGGCGACTGCGGCGGGAAGGAAGCAGTATGGATTAAAACCTGCCAATCCCACAGAGGAGGGACTGGCCAGCCTTCACAGTGTATTACTACGGAAACAGCCCTACCTGTGGCGAGCTGCTCTGTTGTACTATACTGTTTACCATGCTGCCAACATGAGTTTCAGCCAGCTGTTTAGCCATATAGCTCGGTTTGTACAAGACCCTGATGTACGTTGGGAATATTGCCTTCGTGCCAAACGAGGCCAGACGGACACCTCCAAGCCAG GCTGCTTCAGTAAAGATCAGGTATATCTTGACGGAATCCTTAGGATTTTGCGCCATCGGAGAACCATTGACTTCAAGATGCTAACTTCTTTGGGCAAG GTGTCTTATGAAGATGTGGAGAGACTGCGACATCTGGCAATACTCCAGAGGACCAGAATTCCTCACTTCATGCAGGATCAAGATCGCTACCTCCAGCATCTTGACCACATTGTCTCAGTGAATGAATTAGATGACACGCAGCTACAAGAACTCATTCCAGCAGTCCTGCAATGA
- the csnk2a2a gene encoding casein kinase 2, alpha prime polypeptide a has translation MPGPAVGSKARVYADVNTLKSKEYWDYEAHVPSWSNQDDYQLVRKLGRGKYSEVFEAININNNDRVVVKILKPVKKKKIKREIKILENLRGGTNIIRLVDTVKDPVSRTPALVFEYINNTDFKDLYQRLTDFDIRFYLYELLKALDYSHSMGIMHRDVKPHNVMIDHQMRKLRLIDWGLAEFYHPGQEYNVRVASRSYKGPELLVDYQMYDYSLDMWSLGCMLASMIFQKEPFFHGQDNYDQLVRIAKVLGTEELYSYLSKYHIELDSRFKDLLGQQTRKRWEQFVQADNQHLVSPEALDLLDKLLRYDHQQRLTAAEAMEHPYFYPVLKGQTLSNADGTLAISSSATT, from the exons ATGCCCGGGCCGGCAGTCGGTAGCAAAGCACGGGTGTACGCTGATGTCAACACTTTGAAGAGTAAGGAATACTGGGATTATGAAGCACATGTGCCAAGTTGGAg TAACCAAGATGACTATCAGTTGGTGCGAAAGCTTGGAAGGGGGAAGTACAGCGAGGTCTTTGAAGCtatcaacatcaacaacaatgaCAGAGTTGTGGTAAAGATTCTCAAG CCTgttaagaagaagaaaatcaaaCGGGAGATTAAAATCCTGGAGAATCTAAGGGGTGGAACCAACATTATTCGCCTTGTGGACACAGTGAAAGATCCAGTG TCCAGGACACCTGCCCTTGTCTTTGAGTACATCAATAACACAGATTTTAAG GACCTGTACCAGAGGTTAACAGATTTTGACATTCGTTTCTACTTGTATGAGCTGCTGAAG GCTTTAGACTACTCACACAGTATGGGGATCATGCACCGTGATGTGAAGCCACACAATGTTATGATAGACCACCAAATGAGAAAG CTGCGTCTCATAGATTGGGGTCTGGCAGAGTTTTACCACCCTGGACAGGAATATAATGTCAGGGTGGCCTCAAGATCATATAAGGGACCAGAGTTGCTGGTTGACTATCAG ATGTATGACTACAGTTTGGACATGTGGAGCCTGGGATGTATGCTGGCCAGCATGATCTTCCAGAAGGAGCCTTTTTTCCATGGCCAGGATAATTATGACCAG CTTGTGCGTATTGCAAAGGTTCTTGGGACAGAGGAGCTCTATAGCTATCTGAGCAAGTATCACATTGAACTGGACTCACGCTTTAAGGACCTGCTTGGCCA GCAGACAAGGAAACGATGGGAACAGTTTGTTCAAGCAGACAATCAGCACCTGGTTAGCCCCGAAGCTCTAGACCTGCTGGATAAGCTATTGCGCTATGACCATCAACAAAGACTGACTGCTGCAGAGGCTATGGAGCACCCCTATTTCT ATCCTGTACTGAAGGGACAAACTCTCTCAAATGCAGATGGGACACTGGCAATAAGTAGCTCAGCCACAACATGA
- the znf319a gene encoding zinc finger protein 319, translating into MYSARMSEAWQQQHAVAPPPLGHALPPGAENPLGSAVYGIVLQSDATLQQSQHSQHAQQHPLPAQQPSLQVGGEGGHKCGACGHDISHLANPHEHQCMVNQDRSFQCTQCMKIFSQATDLLEHQCVQVEQKPFVCGVCKMGFSLLTSLAHHHNEHTSGNNPMKCSICEKTYRPGSSSAGEASSGGAAIGSSSSSSAFDTSHRPYKCSVCQKGFRHLSELSRHERVHTGEKPYKCTTCEKSFSQSSHLAHHQRTHSAERPYKCAVCEKTFKHRSHLVRHMYAHSGEHLFKCNLCELHFKESSELLHHQCQPAGERPFRCATCGKGFKRPSDLRQHERTHSEERPFQCEECQMSFKQQYALVRHRRTHKNPADRPFKCNQCDKGFLQPSHLLYHQHVHGIESLFKCASCQKGFRQSGELLRHKCGEASSGSATEKPYKCDKCGKGYKKSSTLQRHQNSHCTEKPLKCSLCDRRFKSSSDFVQHRCDPAREKPLKCPDCEKRFKYSSELQRHRRVHTGEKPFKCPTCDKGFKQREHLAKHSSVHSREAQFKCVWCGECFGDLGALQEHTVQHTAEGGGYPVAPCIQ; encoded by the coding sequence ATGTACAGTGCAAGGATGTCAGAGGCATGGCAGCAGCAGCATGCAGTGGCACCCCCACCTTTAGGTCACGCTCTTCCCCCTGGGGCAGAAAATCCTCTAGGTTCTGCTGTCTATGGCATTGTCCTGCAGTCAGACGCTACGCTGCAGCAGTCTCAACATAGCCAGCATGCCCAGCAACACCCTCTACCTGCTCAGCAGCCATCGTTGCAGGTAGGGGGTGAGGGTGGCCACAAGTGTGGAGCCTGTGGCCATGACATATCACACTTAGCGAATCCTCATGAACATCAGTGTATGGTAAACCAAGATCGCTCCTTTCAGTGCACACAGTGCATGAAGATCTTCAGTCAGGCCACAGATCTGCTGGAGCACCAGTGTGTCCAGGTAGAACAGAAACCATTTGTTTGCGGTGTGTGTAAAATGGGTTTCTCCCTGCTCACTTCATTAGCACATCATCACAATGAGCACACCAGTGGCAACAATCCCATGAAGTGCTCCATCTGTGAGAAGACCTACCGACCAGGCTCCTCATCTGCAGGAGAGGCATCCAGTGGAGGTGCAGCCAttggctcctcctcctcctcctcagcctTTGACACGTCTCACAGACCATACAAGTGCTCTGTGTGCCAGAAGGGCTTCCGTCACCTGTCTGAGCTGTCTCGTCATGAGCGAGTGCATACAGGGGAAAAGCCCTACAAGTGCACCACCTGCGAGAAGAGCTTTAGCCAATCGTCTCATCTTGCGCATCATCAGCGCACTCACAGCGCAGAGCGCCCATataaatgtgctgtgtgtgagaagacaTTTAAACACCGTTCACACTTGGTGCGTCACATGTATGCCCATTCTGGTGAGCATCTATTCAAGTGCAACTTGTGTGAACTACACTTTAAGGAATCATCTGAGCTTCTGCACCACCAGTGCCAGCCCGCGGGGGAACGTCCATTCCGGTGTGCCACATGCGGGAAAGGCTTTAAACGTCCGTCGGATCTGCGACAGCACGAGCGCACGCACTCGGAAGAGCGACCCTTCCAGTGTGAGGAGTGTCAAATGAGCTTCAAGCAGCAGTATGCCCTTGTTCGCCACAGACGCACTCACAAGAACCCTGCTGACCGACCCTTCAAATGTAACCAGTGTGATAAAGGTTTCCTGCAGCCGTCCCACCTGCTGTACCACCAGCACGTCCATGGTATCGAGAGCCTGTTTAAGTGTGCTTCCTGCCAGAAAGGTTTCAGACAGTCAGGGGAGCTACTGAGGCATAAGTGTGGTGAAGCTAGTTCTGGATCCGCGACTGAGAAGCCttataaatgtgacaaatgtggGAAGGGTTACAAGAAGTCATCCACCCTGCAGAGACACCAAAATTCTCACTGTACCGAGAAGCCTCTGAAATGTTCGCTGTGCGACCGTCGCTTTAAATCATCCTCTGATTTTGTCCAGCACCGTTGTGATCCTGCCCGCGAGAAGCCGTTAAAATGCCCAGACTGCGAAAAGCGCTTTAAGTACTCATCAGAGCTACAGAGACATCGACGTGTCCATACCGGAGAAAAGCCCTTCAAGTGCCCCACCTGTGACAAAGGCTTCAAGCAGCGTGAACACCTGgccaaacacagcagtgtccATTCAAGGGAGGCCCAGTTcaagtgtgtttggtgtggagAGTGCTTTGGTGACCTTGGGGCCCTTCAAGAGCACACCGTCCAGCACACTGCAGAGGGGGGTGGATACCCAGTAGCCCCTTGCATACAGTAG
- the jph3a gene encoding junctophilin-3 isoform X2, whose product MSTGGRFDFDDGGSYCGGWEQGKAHGRGVCTGPQGQGEYAGAWSHGFEVLGVYTWPSGNSYKGTWAQGKRHGIGVESKGRWEYKGEWTQGFKGRYGKLESTSSGARYEGTWSNGLQDGYGSETYSDGGTYQGQWLGGMRHGYGVRQSVPYGMAAVIFSPLCTSINSLRSEHSEGAPVIEDNTGVGGVAGSPVGRGGFVLTAHSDADRQRKRKGRFRQSILSGLKLRRSESKSSLASQLSKQSSFCSEAGMSTVSSAASDINSNVSLGEVEAGGSVDATVTETYAGEWRSDMRTGWGVSHRSDGLRYEGEWLGNKRHGYGCTTFPDGTKEEGKYKQNTLVSGKRKNLIPLRTSKIREKVDRAVEAAEKAAEFAKQKAEIALSRMSHARGKAEAAEGVAQRALEECRLARIIAKELSPSFHHYGNGLECQRPKRQAKKEKDVEVVSTGTDSPELCTPDTTPPALTPDLSPALSSPSSPPCSPPSHRTRNACFKRQSAVDEHGPGEIQVLVEGRGVEHLRSGANNWTTDMYPARRGSKGDSSRSTTPSLLEEETGHINGHEHSSNHKPKDHISTHIKPPDHRGASNSTLGWTIENTPQWSPSHSKLQEKEDKLNDYRVEMRFQPLDSHQHFGSGMECSSLQGHNSQRLRQRNLESKEWGLADREGSMDSVQMLDSLNVGVDLEEWPLHRDVTLSPPLPSSPVTLEHDAEHLKRIKTNSGSSSVLVVMVILLNIGVAILFIHFFI is encoded by the exons ATGTCCACTGGCGGCAGGTTTGACTTTGATGATGGGGGGTCGTATTGTGGAGGATGGGAACAGGGCAAGGCACATGGTCGAGGTGTTTGCACAGGTCCCCAAGGCCAAGGGGAATATGCGGGAGCTTGGAGCCATGGGTTTGAGGTTCTGGGAGTGTACACCTGGCCAAGTGGTAACAGTTACAAAGGTACCTGGGCACAGGGAAAGAGGCATGGCATTGGTGTGGAGAGCAAAGGGAGATGGGAATACAAAGGCGAGTGGACGCAGGGATTCAAAGGCCGTTATGGAAAACTGGAGAGCACAAGCAGTGGTGCTCGATACGAGGGAACCTGGAGCAATGGTTTACAAGATGGATATGGCTCAGAGACGTACTCTGATGGAG GCACATACCAAGGCCAGTGGTTGGGAGGAATGCGTCATGGCTATGGAGTTCGACAGAGTGTGCCTTACGGCATGGCAGCAGTTATTTTCTCGCCTCTGTGCACCTCCATAAACTCGCTGCGCTCAGAGCACAGTGAAGGGGCCCCCGTCATTGAAGATAACACAGGTGTGGGTGGGGTGGCAGGAAGTCCGGTGGGCCGAGGTGGTTTTGTACTCACAGCCCACAGTgatgcagacaggcagaggaagagaaagggacGTTTCCGTCAGTCCATCCTTAGTGGTCTAAAGTTGCGTAGGTCTGAATCCAAGAGCTCTCTGGCAAGTCAGCTTAGCAAGCAAAGCTCCTTCTGCAGTGAGGCTGGCATGAGCACAGTCAGTTCAGCTGCTTCAGACATCAACTCCAACGTCAGCCTGGGTGAGGTGGAGGCGGGTGGCAGCGTGGATGCCACGGTTACTGAGACGTATGCGGGCGAATGGAGGAGTGACATGCGAACAGGTTGGGGTGTCAGCCACCGCTCAGATGGGCTTCGTTATGAGGGTGAGTGGTTAGGGAATAAACGGCATGGATATGGCTGCACGACCTTCCCTGATGGAACCAAGGAGGAAGGGAAGTACAAGCAGAATACGCTGGTCAGTGGCAAGCGGAAAAACCTAATACCACTGCGTACCAGCAAAATCCGTGAGAAGGTGGACCGTGCAGTAGAGGCTGCAGAAAAGGCTGCAGAATTTGCAAAACAGAAGGCTGAGATTGCTTTGTCGAG GATGAGCCATGCCAGAGGGAAGGCAGAGGCTGCTGAAGGAGTTGCACAAAGAGCCCTTGAAGAATGTCGTTTGGCCAGGATTATTGCCAAAGAACTCTCCCCCTCCTTTCATCACTATGGAAATG GTCTGGAATGTCAGAGGCCTAAACGTCAGgctaagaaagagaaagatgttgaGGTGGTGTCTACTGGGACAGACAGCCCTGAACTTTGCACACCAGATACAACACCCCCTGCCCTGACACCTGATCTGAGTCCGGCATTGAGCAGTCCCTCCTCACCCCCATGCAGTCCACCCTCTCATCGCACCAGAAATGCCTGCTTCAAGCGCCAGAGTGCAGTGGATGAGCATGGGCCGGGTGAGATTCAGGTTCTGGTAGAGGGGAGAGGTGTGGAGCACCTGAGGAGTGGGGCCAATAACTGGACTACAGACATGTATCCTGCAAGAAGAGGAAGTAAGGGGGATAGCAGCCGTTCAACAACCCCTTCCTTGCTGGAGGAAGAGACTGGTCATATCAATGGTCATGAGCA CTCTTCCAACCACAAGCCAAAGGACCATATCTCCACACATATTAAACCACCAGATC ATCGTGGAGCCAGCAATTCCACTCTGGGCTGGACCATTGAGAATACTCCCCAGTGGAGTCCCTCCCACTCAAAACtgcaagagaaagaggacaagcTGAATGACTACCGGGTTGAAATGAGGTTTCAGCCCCTTGACTCCCATCAGCACTTTGGCTCAGGCATGGAGTGCTCAAGTCTCCAAGGGCACAACTCACAGAGACTGCGTCAAAGGAACCTGGAAAGCAAGGAGTGGGGCCTCGCAGACAGAGAGGGATCCATGGACTCTGTACAGATGTTGGACAGCCTGAATGTGGGGGTAGATTTGGAGGAATGGCCTTTGCACAGGGATGTCACTCTTTCCCCCCCTTTACCATCATCCCCAGTAACACTAGAGCATGATGCAGAGCATCTGAAGCGGATCAAAACAAACTCA GGCTCCAGCTCTGTTCTAGTGGTCATGGTGATTTTACTCAACATTGGTGTAGccattttgttcattcatttctttatttaa
- the nqo1 gene encoding NAD(P)H dehydrogenase [quinone] 1, with product MAKKTVLIVYAHQSPGSFNSAALDVAVETLQKQGCKVMVSDLYAMNFKATATAEDFKGDLKNPDLFRYGEEGMLAWKEGRLSDDIVAEQRKVEEADLIIFQFPLYWFSFPAIMKGWIDRVFTSGFAFSLEKLYGNGVFKDKKAMLSFSTGGMESMFLPDGLNGDLNVILWPLQNCVLHFCGFQVLAPQTFWAPAHSPPEVRTSMLKAWRERLQEIWTENTLHFAPIDLFDLSPQGQFRLRPEVKEEYSHRRYGITTAHHIGRPLPPNNQTKPVSDSR from the exons ATGG CAAAGAAGACTGTGCTAATTGTATATGCTCATCAGAGTCCTGGCTCCTTTAACTCAGCTGCACTGGATGTAGCAGTGGAGACACTACAAAAGCAAGGCTGCAAGGTCATGGTGTCTGATCTCTATGCCATGAACTTtaaagcaacagcaacagcagaggATTTCAAAG GTGATCTGAAGAATCCAGATCTTTTCCGGTACGGGGAGGAAGGAATGCTTGCTTGGAAGGAGGGTCGACTTAGTGATGACATTGTAGCTGAGCAACGCAAAGTGGAGGAAGCTGACCTCATAATTTTTCAG TTTCCTCTTTACTGGTTCAGTTTCCCCGCCATCATGAAAGGCTGGATTGACAGAGTTTTTACATCAGGATTTGCGTTTTCACTGGAGAAGTTGTATGGAAATGGCGTATTTAAG GACAAAAAGGCGATGTTGTCATTCAGTACTGGAGGTATGGAGTCCATGTTCCTCCCTGACGGCCTCAATGGAGACTTAAATGTCATACTGTGGCCATTACAG AACTGTGTGCTGCACTTCTGTGGGTTTCAGGTCCTAGCTCCCCAGACATTTTGGGCCCCAGCACATTCTCCCCCAGAAGTGCGAACATCCATGCTGAAAGCCTGGCGAGAAAGACTGCAAGAGATCTGGACAGAAAATACTCTGCACTTCGCACCCATAGACCTCTTTGACCTTAGTCCTCAGGGGCAATTCCGTCTTCGCCCTGAGGTGAAAGAGGAATACAGTCATCGTCGCTATGGCATTACCACAGCACACCACATAGGCAGGCCTCTACCTCCGAACAACCAGACCAAACCTGTTTCGGATAGCAGATAA